Proteins found in one Helicobacter colisuis genomic segment:
- a CDS encoding class I SAM-dependent methyltransferase, translated as MNLLLEFYNKIGGVLDPKMKNDVDLHLFRRARLYDMLGIPSRFFNGANVLDIGSGSGYNALAFLLFGAKVHMVEPNQQAQKKAVELFASFNIQQDQFAIYSDVEDIKNENKYDLICAEAMLYLLEVPLRNLIMDKIKALSKKDTLVVIGTMCEFSYFYEDIRRYLGKILVANECDFKKQVVLLSEAFDSHLKELKYAVRPIEDWVIDNILNPANELERLDLLKIIDRFGGYEVRHVSPELVPNLSWYKDMDYCHTNIVKEEFSSVRHLLLDARFKYSIRSKIKNQELAQQLSDFQNLVCQNYETEERSCGDGHYKVLKNILNDHKDLGSDFVGALSEVVSLLEKNNVNVHSVSTAKYFKKAWGRGLYYVCLRKM; from the coding sequence ATGAATCTGCTTTTAGAATTTTATAATAAAATTGGTGGTGTTTTGGATCCTAAAATGAAAAATGATGTTGATTTGCATCTATTTCGTAGGGCTAGATTATATGATATGCTTGGGATACCAAGTAGATTTTTTAATGGGGCTAATGTGCTAGATATTGGCAGTGGTAGTGGTTATAATGCATTGGCATTTTTATTATTTGGAGCAAAAGTCCATATGGTAGAGCCAAATCAGCAAGCACAAAAGAAAGCCGTAGAATTGTTTGCTAGTTTTAATATCCAACAAGATCAATTTGCTATTTATTCGGATGTTGAAGACATAAAAAATGAGAACAAATATGATTTGATTTGTGCAGAGGCTATGTTATATCTTTTGGAAGTTCCTTTGAGAAATTTAATTATGGATAAAATTAAAGCTTTATCTAAAAAAGACACATTGGTGGTGATTGGAACAATGTGCGAGTTTTCCTATTTTTATGAAGATATTCGGAGATATTTAGGGAAAATTTTAGTTGCTAATGAATGTGATTTTAAAAAGCAAGTGGTTTTGCTATCTGAAGCCTTTGACTCACATCTAAAGGAACTCAAATATGCTGTGCGTCCAATTGAAGATTGGGTGATTGATAATATTTTAAACCCCGCTAATGAATTAGAACGCCTAGATCTTTTAAAGATAATTGATAGATTTGGCGGTTATGAAGTTCGTCATGTTTCTCCTGAATTAGTTCCTAATTTAAGTTGGTATAAAGATATGGATTACTGTCATACAAATATTGTCAAAGAAGAATTTTCTTCAGTTAGACATTTATTACTAGATGCTAGATTTAAATATAGTATTCGAAGTAAGATTAAAAATCAAGAGTTGGCACAGCAATTGTCAGATTTTCAAAATTTAGTTTGTCAGAATTATGAGACAGAAGAAAGGAGCTGTGGAGATGGACATTATAAGGTATTGAAAAATATTTTAAATGATCATAAAGATTTGGGAAGTGATTTTGTAGGTGCTTTGTCTGAGGTGGTTAGTTTATTAGAAAAAAATAATGTCAATGTTCATAGTGTCAGCACTGCAAAATATTTTAAAAAGGCTTGGGGTAGAGGTTTATATTATGTTTGTTTGAGAAAAATGTAA
- a CDS encoding transketolase family protein: MRNAVANCIIEVAKKDSNVFLISGDAGLGVWDTFKEEYKEQYINPGINEALCVSMAAGLALCGRKVVYYNIAPFVMMRPYEQVRNDICYQELPVILVGTGSGFTYMPSGMTHYALEDIGLALSLPNLNIFSPCDPLEAKACFQYAYHSKKPSYIRIPKAGEPNLHKREIEDVAQLQFLLKNKSEILLLSHSSIVQEVLKAGEILGCDVASKPFVNSTDFNLESYKIIFVIEEHFSYGGLGTFLRSHTNANIEILGVPNKYVHLIGNCDYGRTFFGIDCKGIVESVRKKMEL, translated from the coding sequence ATGAGAAATGCAGTAGCAAATTGTATCATTGAAGTAGCCAAAAAAGATTCGAATGTATTTTTGATTAGCGGAGATGCTGGGCTTGGTGTTTGGGATACATTTAAAGAGGAGTATAAAGAGCAATATATCAATCCTGGAATTAATGAAGCATTATGTGTTAGTATGGCAGCTGGTTTGGCTTTGTGCGGAAGAAAGGTTGTGTATTATAATATTGCTCCATTTGTAATGATGCGTCCTTATGAGCAAGTAAGAAATGACATCTGCTATCAAGAGTTGCCTGTTATTTTGGTGGGAACTGGAAGTGGCTTTACCTATATGCCAAGTGGTATGACTCATTATGCATTAGAAGATATAGGTTTAGCCTTGAGTTTGCCAAATTTAAATATTTTTTCACCTTGTGATCCTTTGGAAGCAAAGGCTTGTTTTCAGTATGCTTATCACTCCAAGAAGCCAAGTTACATTAGAATCCCTAAAGCAGGCGAACCTAATTTGCATAAAAGGGAGATTGAAGATGTTGCACAATTGCAATTTTTATTGAAAAACAAGAGTGAGATTTTGCTTTTATCTCATAGTTCAATTGTTCAAGAAGTGCTTAAAGCAGGTGAAATTCTTGGATGTGATGTTGCAAGTAAGCCTTTTGTTAATTCAACGGACTTTAATTTAGAATCCTATAAAATTATTTTTGTTATTGAAGAGCATTTTAGTTATGGTGGCTTAGGGACATTTTTAAGATCTCATACAAATGCAAATATAGAAATTTTAGGTGTGCCAAATAAATATGTGCATTTAATAGGGAATTGTGATTATGGACGCACTTTTTTTGGAATTGATTGTAAGGGAATCGTTGAATCTGTGCGGAAGAAAATGGAGTTATAA
- a CDS encoding radical SAM protein has protein sequence MGLLYTKYKMFHYKDKLDSLPRDKAIMPPIHIRIKPTNVCNHDCWYCAYKVSHLQLGKDMVERDFIPEQKMLEIIDDCELMGVKAITFSGGGEPLIYKYMPQTLRRLIETNIAFATLTNGAKLDGEVAELFAKYGTWVRVSMDGYDNESYQKFRGVGKKEFDKIISNMEKFKKIGGQCYLGVSYIVGQDNWHKIYEISKILSEIGIDSLKISPTIVSNEGEKTNIYHQAFYKQAKEEIKKAQNDFGKTLEIYDSYHYQLNSFKKDYSWCPYSQMLMVIGADLNVYPCHDKAYNIDEALLGSIKDISFREWWYQNKESFFKVNPSCVCNHHCVAHEHNKMILEYLNADEKHLGFV, from the coding sequence ATGGGATTGTTATATACGAAATATAAAATGTTTCATTATAAAGACAAGCTTGATTCTTTGCCTAGAGATAAAGCGATAATGCCGCCAATACACATAAGGATTAAACCTACAAATGTGTGTAATCATGATTGTTGGTATTGTGCCTATAAAGTTTCGCATTTGCAACTTGGAAAAGATATGGTAGAGCGGGATTTTATACCAGAACAAAAAATGCTTGAAATTATTGATGATTGCGAGTTGATGGGTGTTAAAGCTATTACATTTAGTGGGGGCGGGGAACCATTGATTTATAAATATATGCCACAAACCTTGAGGCGTTTAATTGAAACAAATATTGCTTTTGCAACATTGACAAATGGAGCTAAATTAGATGGAGAGGTGGCAGAACTTTTTGCGAAATATGGCACTTGGGTGCGCGTGAGTATGGATGGCTATGATAATGAAAGTTATCAAAAATTTCGCGGTGTAGGGAAAAAGGAATTTGATAAAATTATTTCCAATATGGAGAAATTTAAAAAAATTGGCGGACAATGTTATCTTGGAGTGAGTTATATTGTAGGGCAGGATAATTGGCATAAGATTTATGAAATTTCAAAGATACTTAGTGAAATAGGGATAGATAGCCTTAAGATATCTCCAACAATTGTTAGTAATGAAGGGGAGAAAACTAATATTTATCATCAAGCTTTTTATAAACAGGCAAAGGAAGAGATAAAAAAAGCACAAAATGATTTTGGGAAAACATTAGAGATTTATGATTCTTATCATTATCAGCTTAATAGCTTTAAAAAAGATTATTCTTGGTGCCCTTACTCTCAAATGCTTATGGTTATTGGTGCAGATTTAAATGTATATCCTTGTCATGATAAAGCGTATAATATTGATGAAGCATTGCTTGGAAGTATTAAAGATATATCTTTTAGAGAGTGGTGGTATCAAAATAAAGAGTCTTTTTTCAAGGTTAATCCATCTTGCGTTTGCAATCATCATTGTGTAGCACATGAACATAATAAAATGATTTTAGAATACTTGAATGCCGATGAGAAGCATTTGGGGTTTGTGTAG
- a CDS encoding class I SAM-dependent methyltransferase, whose product MGVLRNIFTKLHQKTKRDYFTRMADSKVECMDIAKKYEKDFWDGDRRYGYGGYKYDGRWEVVARDLIEIYQLNNKSKILDVGCGKAFLLYEIKKILPNIQVVGFDISEYAIKNAKEEVAENLFVYDARSPFPFGDEEFDLVISLGTLHNLALFDLKTAFSEIERVGKQKYIMVESYRNNQELFNLQCWALTCESFLNPSEWIWIAREFGYKGDYEFIYFE is encoded by the coding sequence ATGGGTGTTTTACGAAATATTTTTACAAAATTGCATCAAAAGACCAAAAGGGATTATTTTACAAGGATGGCAGATTCTAAAGTAGAGTGTATGGATATTGCTAAGAAATATGAAAAGGATTTTTGGGATGGAGATAGGCGATATGGGTATGGTGGATATAAATATGATGGAAGATGGGAAGTGGTTGCTAGAGATTTGATAGAAATTTATCAATTAAATAATAAAAGCAAAATTTTAGATGTAGGTTGCGGAAAAGCATTTTTATTGTATGAGATTAAAAAGATTTTACCTAATATACAGGTAGTCGGCTTTGATATTTCGGAATATGCAATAAAAAATGCTAAGGAGGAAGTTGCAGAAAATTTATTTGTTTATGATGCACGAAGTCCTTTTCCATTTGGGGATGAAGAATTTGACTTAGTAATCTCACTTGGAACATTGCATAATTTAGCATTGTTTGATTTGAAAACAGCTTTTAGTGAGATTGAGCGTGTAGGAAAGCAAAAATATATTATGGTGGAATCTTATAGAAATAATCAAGAACTTTTCAATCTTCAATGCTGGGCACTTACTTGTGAGAGTTTTCTAAACCCTAGTGAGTGGATATGGATAGCAAGGGAGTTTGGATATAAAGGTGATTATGAATTTATTTATTTTGAATAG